The Leptospira dzoumogneensis genome includes a window with the following:
- a CDS encoding DNA integrity scanning protein DisA nucleotide-binding domain protein — translation MMTAPSWSAVFFLNMVRRRLVDRIACAGAFLPMAQNLDDARMGARHRAALGIAEESDAVIVVTSEETGEISVCHDGEMIHPVKPIELKNLLNTILHEKKAGPGNPNADKKFDSEEAGESHD, via the coding sequence TATGATGACCGCCCCGTCATGGAGTGCAGTGTTCTTTTTGAATATGGTAAGAAGAAGGCTTGTTGATAGAATCGCATGTGCAGGTGCATTCTTACCTATGGCACAAAATTTGGACGATGCTCGTATGGGCGCAAGACATAGAGCGGCTCTCGGAATTGCGGAAGAATCGGATGCAGTTATCGTAGTAACATCGGAAGAAACCGGTGAAATTTCGGTCTGTCATGACGGGGAAATGATCCATCCCGTAAAACCGATCGAATTAAAAAATCTTTTGAATACGATCCTTCACGAGAAAAAAGCAGGGCCGGGAAATCCGAATGCAGACAAAAAGTTCGATTCGGAAGAAGCAGGGGAGTCGCATGATTAA